Sequence from the Colletotrichum higginsianum IMI 349063 chromosome 6, whole genome shotgun sequence genome:
ggacaaggagcaTCTCGAGTACAACAACGGCTCCTGGAACGAGTTCGCCAACCTGCTCTTCGTCGACAACCCTGTCGGCACCGGTTTCAGCTATGTCGACACCAACAGCTACCTGCACGAGCTACCCGAGATGGCCGATCAGTTTGTCCAGTTTCTCGAGAAGTGGTTCGCCATGTTCCCCGAATACGAGCAAGACGACGTAAGTTGAAACATTCCAGACGACCTCCACTTTGGGTCTGCTTGCCTCGTTCTGACACCAGTCCAGCTCTACATCGCAGGTGAATCATATGCCGGTCAGCACATCCCATACATCGCGAAGCACATCCTTGAGAGAAATAAGAAACCGGGGACCAAGACCACATGGCGGCTGAAGGGTCTGATCATGGGCAACGCATGGATCTCTCCCAAAGAACAATACGACGCCTACCTCAAGTATGCAtacgagaagaagctcatCGAGAAAGGCTCTCCCGTCGCGCTCAACCTGGAGCAGCAGTGGCGCATCTGCCGCACCTCGCTGGCTGTCGGCAACACAGTCGACTTCTCTGAGTGCGAGACTGTTCTGCAGAACCTGCTCGAGCAGACGGCAAAGGTCAACTCCAAGGGCGAGCGCGAGTGCATCAACATGTACGACATTCGCCTGCGCGACACCTACCCCTCGTGCGGCATGAACTGGCCCCCAGACCTGGTCAACGTGACGCCCTACCTTCGCAGAGCCGATGTGGTCAGCGCCCTGCACATCAACCCCCAGAAGAGCACGGGCTGGAGCGAGTGCAGCggagccgtcggcgccgcttTCCGCGCTCAGAactcggcgccatcgagagACTTTCTGCCCGATCTTCTCAAGGAGGTACCGGTCGTCCTCTTCTCTGGCGCTGAAGACCTCATCTGCAACCACATGGGAACGGAGGCCATGATTGGCGACATGGAATGgaacggcggcaagggcttCGAGCTCACGCCCGGCAACTGGGCCCCGCGCCGCGACTGGACCGTTGAGGGCGAACCTGCCGGTTTCTGGCAAGAGGCCCGCAACCTCACCTACATCCTCTTCTACAACTCATCCCACATGGTGCCCTTCGACTACGCCCGTCGCAGTCGTGACATGCTTGACCGCGTCATGCAGGTCGACATCAGCTCCGTCGGTGGCATGCCCGTCGACTcccgcctcgacggcgaacAGGGCCCCGCCACGTCGGTCGGCAACATCGGCAACAGCAcctccgccgacgaggagacgcagaagaagctggacgACGCCAAGTGGAAGGCGTACTACCGCTCTGGCGAGAttgtcctcgtcatcgtcatcatcgccgccggcgcctggGGCTGGTACATCTGGCGCGAGCGCAGCAAGCGCAGGGGCTACGCCGGCATCATGGGAAACACGCCGCCGACCACCCATCGCGGCACCTcgcgcggcctcgagggcttCCGTGATAGGCGGACCGCACGGGACGTTGAGGTGGGCGATTTTGACGAGAGCGAGCTGGACGACTTGCACgtggcgacgccgacaacaGAGATGGACAAGGACCGCTACAGCGTCGGGGgggacagcgacgacgagccgcACGAGAAGCCCTCGGCAGCGAACGGCAGCCGCTCGGCGCGGTGAACAGGAGGCCGAAAACTCTAGCTATGTGAAGATAAGTCGGTTTTGGTTGAACTACATGATGCTTCTCAAGAACAATTGCATGGAAAGTTTAGCAAAGATGATCCCCCCCTTCATCGCTCTTCTCAGAAAGGGGGCACGGATGAGAGATACTGGGAAATTCTGCACGGTACGGAGTTTTTGTGTTGCGTCTTGTTTAAGTAATGGAGTTGAGAAAATAGTCAACCCTCTTTCTGAGGAGGGAGAAAGTGATCAAATTTTCCATTCGAATTACGGCCCAACCCTGAATGATCTTCATACCACGAGGCATGTATGATGGCACAACCTAGTCCCGTTGCTGATGACTGGCGTCGTCCTACGACCTCACACTATTTCCCATGCTTCAATCAGTAATcgtctccttttctttccttatctctttctctgtgtctcccccctctcatACGCCGAAACACCTGTATTGTCTCAAAAGTGAAGCAAGCGCCTTTTCTCGTTCCAATTTGGCTTCGCTGCCCAATCCCCCGTGAAATGCATGAGCCGACGGATATATGTTAtatgtgtgagtgtgtgtgttccAGGCTTTCCCCCGCCCCATACCATGACAATGAACGCCAGCCAGTATCCGAGTTTCTGTCCAAAATGATGAAGTAGAAAAAATGAAGGAGAGGGTGGGTAGCACACCCTTGTCCTCTACAGCTGGATATCGTTGTTGAGGATGCGcacctcctcgccgggcTTGAAGGGCGGCAGTCCGATGTAGGGGCAGCCGTCGCAGCGGaaggcgtcgccgagggcgcaGTTGCCGCAAGAGCCGACCTTGCCCTGGACGGTGAAGTCaacctcggcgaggtcgtcggcgccaagcttgacggcctccagggccttgtcggcggaggcacgggcggcggcgtcctcaGCGGCTATgcgctcggcgaggccgcaGGTACAGTCCTTGCAGGCGCGACGGCGCTTTCCGGCTTTGGGGGCGCATTCGGGGGCTGTTTTTGAGGTTTGTGTTAGCTGGGTATCTCTCTTCGTTTTCCCTCTGGTCTGCTGAGGGGTTATGGTGGACGAGGGAAATGACAAGACGTACGGATGTTGAGAGGACGCGAGAGATCCGCGTCTGTGAGGAGGGTatcctcgtcgatgaggtcgtcgtcgtcgtcgtccataTCGAGATCATCGCTAAAgtcgacgaagcccacgCCAGCGGGGGGCGCTGAAACGGGGGGCGCAGTGGCGGGCTTGCTCCCCAGCGACACAGCGCCGTTGGACTGCGGTGACGCCTTCTTCCTTCCGAAACTCAATGTGACGACCTGGTCCTCGTCATAATCCGGCTTCGTGAAGCtcccagcggcggcgaccagaCCAGCGAGGACGGCCTCGCGCGCGACGGTCGGGTCGTTAGCGAGGTTGCCGCCATCCTGGGCCTTCAGCTGCGCGGATGGCTTGAGGGattcggcgacggccgagagtACGGCGCGGGCGGAGAGGAGGCGGGTGGACTCGACTCGGGaaccgtcggcgtcggtgaggacgaggacgaggtcgtaGGCGGACTGGGGCAGGGAGACGTGGCCGGCCGAGAGGCGGTCGAGCATCTGCAGGTCTGTGGTGGCGCGATCGTGGGAGGCCAGAAGGGTCTGGAGCTTGTGGGGGTGGGAGGCtatggaggggggggcgagaaggagggtgCGCTTCGCAGGTGTTGTCGTGGCGGTTGTGACAGAGGAGGGGGTGAAGTCGAAGTCGGAGGTGGTGTCGAGGGTAACGACGGAGGGCGCCATTTTGGAGAATGGGTCAACTCGTTGCGAGAGGGCACTTGATTCGGCGGAGCGTCTTCTGGTGTAGTCGGTTTGTTTGAGGACAATGGAGGAGAAAAGGAGCCGTCAAGAACTGAAGAGAAGGGGTCGAACAATAACGAGGTTTCTTGAGAGTTTGTTGTGAGGACTTTTTGCTGGGCGGGCGAAGGAGGGATAAGGTAGGGCGAAGAGAGAAACTTCCTTGGCGGATTAGTCAAACTAGAAAAAAAGCGACTGTGTAGCGGAAAGCGGCTGTACTGTAGGACGGCGGTGCTTGATAAGCGCTGGAATGATGAGGGGTTGGCGGGGTGGGCACCGTAATCTGTGTCGGTTGCCGCACGGTATTGCGTAGTAGGTACGGTACTGTATGGAGAAGTTTGATTGATTGATTCCGTGGCGGGGAGTGGCTCCAGGGTCAGAGTCACCGTCGGTTGGGTACGATTAGGTAGAGACGCTGAAGAGAGGGgcaaggaggggggggcttgATGGGAGGGAAAACAAAGTACAGTGAAgggggacgggacgggagTTGAAACGGAGATGCAAGATCCTACAAGAGATTACTATCAGATCGTTGCTTACCAGATGGGAAAAAGGGAGACATATATCTATGCACTTCACGCAGATGGGGGTCCGAaaacggcggcggctgcagcGCGGCACCCCGCCCCAAAATCGACATGACAATCACAAGCATGACATACTAGTAGGTATCCTGTAGCGTATCTGTGTCTGTACTACAGTATTGGGCAGAAGGACAGGGGAAGGGAACGAGGGAGGTGGACTGGGTGACCCAAATGCTGACGCTGCATTACCGATAGCGACAACTGCCCAACCACAGAGTTTCCAATCCTCATCAGACCATGTGTgtcccttttttcttcttttttcttgtCTTCTTCGGTCCTTGATTAGTGCGTACCCGCCGATAGATTGGGAGTACCTAACTGAGTGTTATTTGAGTGGTGGGTGACTGCACAGTGGGAATGCTGAGCGAATTTTGTGTCCCTGACAAAAGGCTTTTCTCTTCCACATCATTGGCCGCCGGACCCCTGCCACACTGAACTGGTCCCCCTGGGCCGGTGGGCAGCATCTCTCGTCCACTTCCGCGGGGTCATGCATCCTGTTTCCTTCGGACTTCTTCGGTGCTGCGCCCTTCTGCGTTCTGAACCGCATTGAGCATGCCTACCTTACCTATTCCGCCGGCATCGGGTAGGATGGCTTCCCTCAGCAAAAGGTTGTTGGAGATTTACATTTGTCATTCGGCCGGCTGATTGATTACGGGAGCTTCTAGGCTCCATCCAGACCCCCTGCGCCCTTGGCACGGTGATATCGACATTTGAATTCCGCAACTCAATTGCCCAAGTTTTTGATTTTTTGAAAAGAACCAGGGATGCTTTGTGATACATGAGAAAATATTACGCTCTGGATGACTGACTGTCTTGTCCAGATTGTGTGTGTTCCATTTCCGAGCCTCAACGCCGTAGGGAAGCCGGAAACTGTgtccatcctcttcctcccacTCGACATCGCCAATGCAGACAGAAAGACTGACAAACAGTCTCGGGCAGACACAGACAGAAAAATAGACCAGGCACACAGACAGCTCCTCCATTACAGCTTgaagctgctgctcgtcgccttggccaccgccttggccttgttgccgtccacgtcgacgacctcgcccttGCGGTTGATGACCTTGACGCCACCCTTCTTGAGGTCCGCCATCGTGTCCTTCTGCATCTGAGCCTTCTTGCTGAGCGGCTTCTTGTCCGTGCCGCCCGCCTTGCGGATCCGCTCCTTCtcgcgccgacgccggcgcaCCTTGTCCTCGCGCGACATCTCCTGCCGCGCCATGGGCAACCCGCTCTTGCCCaccacctcgcccgcctccgccgtgtccttgccggccttgtACACCTCCTGCGGCGCGATCATGCTCTGACCGCCGCTGACCCCCTGCGCCGTCGTTG
This genomic interval carries:
- a CDS encoding Serine carboxypeptidase, which codes for MAILSMVPALLLALASCTPAVAAQSASEYFVHDLPGAPKEPFIKMHAGHVEVTPEHNGNLFFWHFQNQHIANKQRTVIWLNGGPGCSSEDGALMEIGPYRLKDKEHLEYNNGSWNEFANLLFVDNPVGTGFSYVDTNSYLHELPEMADQFVQFLEKWFAMFPEYEQDDLYIAGESYAGQHIPYIAKHILERNKKPGTKTTWRLKGLIMGNAWISPKEQYDAYLKYAYEKKLIEKGSPVALNLEQQWRICRTSLAVGNTVDFSECETVLQNLLEQTAKVNSKGERECINMYDIRLRDTYPSCGMNWPPDLVNVTPYLRRADVVSALHINPQKSTGWSECSGAVGAAFRAQNSAPSRDFLPDLLKEVPVVLFSGAEDLICNHMGTEAMIGDMEWNGGKGFELTPGNWAPRRDWTVEGEPAGFWQEARNLTYILFYNSSHMVPFDYARRSRDMLDRVMQVDISSVGGMPVDSRLDGEQGPATSVGNIGNSTSADEETQKKLDDAKWKAYYRSGEIVLVIVIIAAGAWGWYIWRERSKRRGYAGIMGNTPPTTHRGTSRGLEGFRDRRTARDVEVGDFDESELDDLHVATPTTEMDKDRYSVGGDSDDEPHEKPSAANGSRSAR
- a CDS encoding Fe-S cluster assembly protein DRE2 translates to MAPSVVTLDTTSDFDFTPSSVTTATTTPAKRTLLLAPPSIASHPHKLQTLLASHDRATTDLQMLDRLSAGHVSLPQSAYDLVLVLTDADGSRVESTRLLSARAVLSAVAESLKPSAQLKAQDGGNLANDPTVAREAVLAGLVAAAGSFTKPDYDEDQVVTLSFGRKKASPQSNGAVSLGSKPATAPPVSAPPAGVGFVDFSDDLDMDDDDDDLIDEDTLLTDADLSRPLNIPPECAPKAGKRRRACKDCTCGLAERIAAEDAAARASADKALEAVKLGADDLAEVDFTVQGKVGSCGNCALGDAFRCDGCPYIGLPPFKPGEEVRILNNDIQL